From a single Labrenzia sp. PHM005 genomic region:
- a CDS encoding Lrp/AsnC family transcriptional regulator: MEVTIDDIDRKILRAVCEDGRISIVQLADRVGLSATPCKRRLRHLEDSGVISGYRARIDRKAAGFGITAYVSVELERQDADEVLNFQSQVALFEEVVTGTLMTGAQDFLLEIWVESLEEFESFLQTKLMRLPGLRVVRSRFALRKFVDRTRIP, from the coding sequence GTGGAAGTCACCATCGATGACATCGATCGGAAGATTCTTCGCGCAGTCTGTGAAGATGGCCGCATTTCGATCGTGCAGTTAGCCGATCGGGTTGGGCTCTCAGCAACGCCCTGTAAGCGCCGCCTCAGACACTTGGAAGACAGCGGTGTGATTTCCGGTTACCGCGCCCGGATCGACCGGAAAGCGGCCGGCTTTGGCATTACAGCCTACGTTTCCGTCGAACTTGAACGGCAAGATGCCGATGAAGTCTTAAATTTTCAGAGCCAGGTGGCCCTCTTTGAAGAGGTCGTAACCGGCACACTGATGACCGGCGCCCAGGACTTTCTGCTGGAAATCTGGGTCGAAAGCCTAGAGGAGTTTGAGAGTTTTCTCCAAACCAAGCTCATGCGCCTTCCAGGGCTGCGGGTGGTCCGGTCACGTTTTGCTCTGCGCAAGTTCGTTGATCGCACACGTATTCCCTAA
- a CDS encoding Glu/Leu/Phe/Val dehydrogenase dimerization domain-containing protein: MQLKITQETPPAGFERLLFVEEPDSGLQAFICVHSTVLGPAAGGCRMWKYGSLDQARTDVLRLASGMTSKNAMAGLGLGGGKSVIVGDAKTDKSEALFRAFGQAVESLKGTYYTAEDVGISPEDMAMVAAETDYAVGLECGQHGSGDPSPFTAEGVFQCLKVGAENVFATSDFTGRRVLVQGLGHVGMSLAEKLHEAGAQLIVADINEAALKRAAKDLGAEVCAVDAVFDAQMDIFAPCALGGVLTEESAARLKAKLVCGAANNQLATPGVAETLRARDIRYLPDYVVNAGGIISVASEIHKTGEDYRDDRLNLLAGRIREILDLSDQSGKTTTRVADELVAKIIADARSLQKGAA, translated from the coding sequence ATGCAGCTTAAGATCACCCAAGAAACGCCGCCGGCGGGCTTTGAACGCCTGCTTTTTGTTGAGGAACCGGACAGCGGCTTGCAGGCGTTTATCTGCGTCCATTCTACTGTACTTGGCCCGGCGGCGGGTGGCTGCCGCATGTGGAAATATGGTTCCTTGGATCAAGCTCGCACCGATGTCTTGCGCCTTGCCTCGGGCATGACCAGCAAGAATGCCATGGCGGGCTTAGGACTTGGGGGCGGCAAGTCGGTGATCGTTGGCGATGCAAAAACCGATAAGTCTGAAGCTCTGTTCCGAGCGTTTGGCCAGGCTGTAGAATCCCTGAAAGGAACTTACTACACCGCGGAAGATGTCGGGATTTCGCCGGAAGATATGGCGATGGTAGCAGCCGAAACCGACTATGCCGTTGGCCTGGAATGCGGTCAACATGGTAGCGGTGATCCGTCTCCTTTCACTGCGGAAGGTGTGTTCCAGTGTCTGAAAGTTGGCGCAGAAAACGTCTTTGCAACGTCTGACTTTACCGGGCGCCGGGTTCTGGTTCAGGGTCTTGGCCATGTCGGTATGTCGCTGGCGGAAAAGCTTCATGAAGCTGGCGCGCAGCTGATCGTCGCTGACATCAACGAAGCTGCCTTGAAGCGTGCGGCAAAAGACCTTGGTGCTGAGGTCTGTGCTGTCGACGCGGTGTTTGACGCGCAAATGGACATTTTTGCGCCTTGCGCTCTTGGCGGCGTGCTGACTGAGGAGAGTGCTGCGCGATTGAAGGCCAAGCTCGTCTGTGGAGCGGCCAACAATCAGCTCGCCACTCCGGGTGTGGCTGAAACACTGCGTGCACGCGACATACGTTATTTGCCGGATTACGTCGTCAATGCTGGTGGTATCATCAGTGTTGCCAGTGAGATCCATAAAACTGGTGAAGACTACCGGGATGACCGTTTGAATTTGCTCGCCGGGCGGATCCGCGAGATTTTGGATCTGAGCGACCAAAGCGGCAAGACCACAACACGTGTTGCCGATGAACTGGTTGCAAAGATCATTGCTGACGCCCGCAGCCTTCAGAAAGGCGCTGCATGA